One genomic segment of Clostridium saccharoperbutylacetonicum N1-4(HMT) includes these proteins:
- the nusA gene encoding transcription termination factor NusA produces MNQEFVGALKELVKEKGICEDLLFTTIQDAMVAAYKKNYANANTNAQNVKVNIDRETGEIHVYAQKTVVDEVYDDVTEISLEEAKEINPNSEVDDIINLEVTPKNFGRVAAQLAKQVVTQRIKEAERNIIYDEYKEKEFDIITGTILRKDKGMVFVNLGKLEGVIGPNEQIPNEEYKFNEKLKLYIVEVKNGSKGPQIHVSRTHPGLVKRLFELEVPEIFEGVVEIKSISREAGSRSKIAVHSNDEEVDPMGACVGPKGVRVQSIVNELKNEKIDIIKWNKDPVEFIANSLSPAKVLSVVVDEESKSAKVVVDDNQLSLAIGKEGQNVRLAAKLTNWKIDIKSKSQKEAQDEEDERILNTEVEIENEQTTDLEEVEVDIKASTEEIEE; encoded by the coding sequence ATGAATCAAGAGTTTGTAGGCGCTCTTAAAGAATTAGTTAAAGAAAAGGGGATTTGTGAAGATTTACTTTTTACAACTATTCAAGATGCAATGGTTGCAGCATATAAGAAAAATTATGCTAATGCTAATACAAATGCGCAAAATGTAAAGGTGAATATAGATAGAGAAACAGGTGAAATACATGTATATGCTCAAAAAACTGTTGTAGATGAAGTGTATGATGATGTCACAGAAATTTCATTAGAGGAAGCTAAGGAAATAAATCCAAATAGTGAAGTGGATGACATTATTAACTTAGAAGTAACTCCTAAAAATTTTGGAAGAGTTGCAGCACAACTTGCAAAACAAGTAGTTACACAAAGGATTAAAGAAGCTGAAAGAAATATTATATATGATGAATATAAAGAAAAGGAATTTGATATAATTACAGGAACTATTTTGAGAAAAGATAAAGGGATGGTTTTTGTTAATTTAGGAAAATTAGAAGGTGTCATAGGACCTAACGAACAAATTCCCAATGAGGAATATAAATTTAATGAAAAGTTAAAACTATATATAGTAGAAGTAAAAAATGGAAGTAAAGGGCCTCAAATACATGTTTCCAGAACACATCCAGGATTGGTAAAAAGATTATTTGAGCTTGAAGTTCCAGAAATATTCGAAGGTGTAGTTGAAATTAAAAGCATTTCGAGAGAAGCAGGTTCAAGAAGTAAAATAGCTGTACATTCTAATGATGAAGAAGTAGATCCAATGGGAGCTTGTGTAGGTCCTAAAGGAGTGAGAGTACAAAGTATAGTTAATGAGCTTAAAAATGAAAAAATTGATATAATAAAATGGAATAAAGATCCGGTAGAGTTTATAGCTAATTCTTTAAGTCCAGCAAAGGTTTTAAGTGTAGTAGTTGATGAAGAAAGTAAATCTGCAAAAGTTGTTGTTGATGACAATCAACTTTCACTTGCAATTGGTAAGGAAGGCCAAAATGTAAGACTTGCGGCTAAACTTACAAATTGGAAAATAGATATTAAGAGTAAATCTCAAAAAGAAGCTCAAGATGAAGAGGATGAAAGAATTTTAAATACTGAAGTAGAAATAGAAAATGAACAAACTACTGATTTAGAAGAAGTTGAAGTTGATATAAAAGCTTCGACAGAAGAAATAGAAGAATAA
- a CDS encoding 50S ribosomal protein L7ae-like protein: protein MSKFFNFLGIAKKSGALLEGYSKCDDLRNKTKIYLFIISNDLSNASKKKFIKHCLEKKIPYIEEFSKEQLGSPIGRDEIMILGILDKNIAEKLLKLYEEEKIYE, encoded by the coding sequence ATGAGTAAGTTTTTTAATTTCTTAGGCATTGCAAAGAAATCTGGAGCTTTGCTTGAAGGATATAGCAAATGTGATGATTTAAGAAATAAAACTAAAATTTATTTATTTATAATATCTAATGATTTATCAAATGCTTCAAAAAAGAAATTTATAAAGCATTGTTTAGAAAAAAAAATACCATATATTGAAGAGTTCTCAAAAGAGCAATTAGGAAGTCCTATAGGACGTGATGAAATTATGATTTTAGGGATTTTGGATAAGAATATAGCAGAAAAATTATTAAAGCTATATGAGGAGGAAAAAATATATGAGTAG
- the rnpM gene encoding RNase P modulator RnpM: MKAKKIPLRMCTGCMEMKPKKELVRVVKSPEGDVSIDLTGKKSGRGAYVCKSIECFEKAFKTKRLSRNLETNISEEIYEKLKDEVSNE; this comes from the coding sequence ATGAAGGCTAAGAAAATTCCTTTAAGAATGTGTACTGGATGCATGGAAATGAAACCAAAAAAAGAATTAGTAAGAGTTGTAAAATCACCTGAAGGTGATGTAAGCATCGATTTAACAGGTAAGAAGTCAGGCAGAGGTGCATATGTCTGCAAAAGCATTGAATGTTTTGAAAAAGCTTTCAAAACAAAAAGGCTTAGTAGAAACCTTGAAACAAACATTAGTGAAGAAATTTATGAAAAACTAAAGGATGAAGTTAGTAATGAGTAA